TCAAATCCACTCAGGCCTACCATTATATATTTTTTATAGGGGCTATAGCTCAGCTGGGAGAGCACCTGCTTTGCACGCAGGGGGTCAGCGGTTCGATCCCGCTTAGCTCCATATGTTTTTTATTTTTTTTGAGAGTATTTTTTGTCTTTATTAGTAGGATTTTTTGCAGCTTCTTTAGCTAACTTATCACAAATTTCATTACCATAATTTCCATTATGTCCTTTAACCCAGATCCATGTTATTTTATGCGCATTATTTAAAATGTTTAGTCTTTTCCATAAGTCTAAATTTTTTATTTTTTTTTTTCTTACAGTATTCCATTTTTTTTTCTTCCATGTTTTTATCCAAATAGATATACCTAACTTTAAATATTTGCTATCTGTTATAATTTTCACTGTACATGTTTTTTTTAAAGATTTTAGTCCTTCTATCGCTGCAGTTAGCTCCATTCTGTTGTTTGTAGTAAAATAAAATCC
This region of Buchnera aphidicola (Chaitoregma tattakana) genomic DNA includes:
- the rnhA gene encoding ribonuclease HI gives rise to the protein MKLVKMYIDGSCIKNPGPGGYGVLLKYKQYKKTISKGFYFTTNNRMELTAAIEGLKSLKKTCTVKIITDSKYLKLGISIWIKTWKKKKWNTVRKKKIKNLDLWKRLNILNNAHKITWIWVKGHNGNYGNEICDKLAKEAAKNPTNKDKKYSQKK